A DNA window from Vigna unguiculata cultivar IT97K-499-35 chromosome 10, ASM411807v1, whole genome shotgun sequence contains the following coding sequences:
- the LOC114167284 gene encoding uncharacterized protein LOC114167284, translating to MKNLQSSEELQSSTQASHEPKSEQPNNHTTDAPVTDTGSASATSNDSKKVSRQDIEFVQNLIERCLQLYMNKDEVVKTLLTRAKIDPGFTTLVWQKLEEENADFFRAYYIRLKLKKQILLFNHLLEHQYHLMKCPMPAKVPLAPIQNGIHPMPVNNLPMGYPVLQQPPMQATGQPHLDSMGCGISSCHVVNGVPAPGNFHPIRMNSGNDMVMDHNAPDMAPVIPPNGTMSSVSEMPVSPTSVASSGHFPFTASEISGMGADASALDTAFTSDVASSVGLQLAPDGGNGISRSLDQIQWNFSLSDLTADLPNLGDLGALGNYPGSPFLPSDSDILLESPDQQDIVDDFFVNSEPPCSQSDEDKS from the exons ATGAAGAACTTGCAG AGCTCAGAAGAATTACAGTCATCAACTCAAGCTTCTCATGAGCCCAAGAGTGAACAACCAAACAATCACACAACTGATGCTCCTGTTACAGACACAGGCTCAGCATCTGCTACAAGTAATGACAGTAAAAAAGTTTCACGGCAGGATATTGAGTTT GTCCAGAATTTAATAGAAAGATGCCTACAGTTATATATGAATAAAGATGAAGTGGTTAAAACACTACTGACACGGGCAAAGATAGATCCTGGATTCACTACCCTTG TATGGCAGAAGCTAGAGGAAGAGAACGCTGATTTCTTCAGGGCCTACTATATCagactaaaattgaaaaagcaAATTCTTTTATTCAATCATTTGCTTGAGCATCAGTATCATCTAATGAAGTGTCCCATGCCTGCAAAGGTACCATTGGCCCCAATACAGAACGGAATCCATCCAATGCCTG TCAACAACCTACCTATGGGATACCCAGTGCTACAGCAGCCTCCCATGCAAGCAACAGGTCAACCTCATCTTGATTCCATGGGTTGTGGTATATCAAGTTGTCATGTAGTGAATGGAGTCCCTGCCCCAGGCAACTTTCACCCCATTCGGATGAACTCTGGGAATGA TATGGTGATGGACCACAATGCTCCTGATATGGCTCCTGTTATTCCACCAAATGGTACAATGTCATCCGTCTCAGAAATGCCAGTAAGTCCGACATCAGTTGCATCGAGTGGCCATTTCCCCTTCACTGCATCAGAAATATCAGGAATGGGTGCTGATGCCTCAGCTCTTGATACAGCATTTACATCTGATGTGGCAAGTTCAGTAGGATTACAGCTCGCACCAGACGGTGGCAATGGAATTTCCAGATCACTGGATCAAATTCAATGGAACTTTAGTCTATCAGATCTAACGGCAGATTTACCAAACTTGGGAG ATCTTGGAGCTCTGGGAAACTATCCTGGTTCACCATTTTTGCCATCCGATTCAGATATTTTGCTCGAATCTCCTGATCAACAGGATATAG tTGATGACTTCTTTGTTAATTCTGAGCCCCCATGCTCTCAGTCAGATGAGGATAAATCTTGA
- the LOC114167276 gene encoding putative cyclic nucleotide-gated ion channel 13 isoform X1, producing MQNLLLSLVWSYSTSCFVPVVSKGNREETLHYQATFTWLTRFKDWKSFSSSSIEHNDSTSEGFHEKKVQSSESSVSDESIRNLSCKRHVLHPQGPTLQKWNKIFVITSVMAISVDPLFFYIPVIDDSKKCLDLDGTLKITASVLRTFFDLLYILHIIFQFRTGFIAPSSRVFGRGELVDDPSAIVMKYLSSYFTIDILSIIPLPQMVILAMIISPTCSAPYVGKDLLKYTVIAQYVPRLLRIYPLFKEVTSTSGILTETAWAGAVYNLFLYMLASHVVGAFWYLFSVESRVRCWRRRLKNTTISYHESYLSCRSKNSNIQSFPNIQSLLVQSCPITDLDKIVDLDAFNFGIFIEALKYRVVESTTDFHHKFFYCFWWGLRSVSSVGQGLETSTYVGEIIFAISIAVFGLVLFASLIGNMQKYLQSTTVRVEEMRIKRRDAELWMSHRMLPDFLKQRIRRYEQYKWQENRGVEEETLIRNLPKDLRRDIKRHLCLDLLKKVPMFESMDNQLLDALCDKLKPVLYTERSYIVREGDPVDEMLFIMRGKLATATTNGGRTGFFNSSELKAGDFCGEELLTWALDPNYSSNLPISTRTVETISEVEAFALMPEDLKGVASQFRRLINNKQLQHTFRFYSLQWKTWGACFIQAAWRRYRKKKAERLLREAEERIQNLENEEGSSPSFAATVYASKFASNALRHLRSGKRTRVPQPQKLLPLMPQKPSEPDFTALNN from the exons ATGCAGAATTTGCTTCTTTCTTTAGTTTGGAGCTACTCAACTTCCTGCTTTGTTCCTGTAGTAAGTAAAGGAAACAGAGAAGAAACTTTGCACTATCAAGCAACATTTACATGGCTAACAAG GTTTAAGGATTGGAAGTCATTTTCATCTTCAAGTATTGAGCACAATGATTCCACTAGTGAGGGATTTCACGAAAAGAAAGTTCAATCAAGCGAAAGCTCTGTCAGTGATGAATCAATCAGAAATTTGTCCTGCAAGAGGCATGTTCTTCATCCACAGGGGCCAACACTTCAAAAGTGGAACAAAATTTTTGTAATCACAAGTGTTATGGCAATCTCTGTGGATCCACTTTTCTTTTACATCCCAGTGATCGATGACAGTAAAAAATGCCTTGATTTGGATGGAACACTCAAGATCACTGCCAGTGTTCTCCGCACATTCTTTGATCTTCTCTACATTCTTCACATTATCTTTCAGTTTCGAACCGGGTTTATTGCCCCTTCCTCACGTGTGTTTGGAAGGGGTGAGCTTGTTGATGACCCTTCAGCCATAGTGATGAAATACTTAAGTTCTTACTTCACCATTGACATTCTGTCAATTATTCCACTTCCTCag ATGGTCATTTTAGCTATGATCATATCCCCAACATGCTCAGCTCCATATGTGGGAAAGGATTTGTTGAAGTACACAGTAATAGCCCAGTACGTGCCAAGGCTTCTTCGGATCTACCCTTTATTCAAAGAAGTAACAAGCACTTCTGGAATATTGACTGAGACAGCATGGGCTGGAGCAGTTTACAATCTTTTTCTCTACATGCTAGCAAGTCAT GTGGTTGGAGCTTTCTGGTATCTGTTTTCAGTAGAATCAAGGGTGAGGTGCTGGCGCAGGCGGCTGAAGAATACTACTATTTCCTATCATGAATCCTACCTTAGCTGTAGATCTAAAAATTCTAATATCCAATCATTTCCCAATATTCAATCACTTCTCGTTCAATCTTGCCCTATCACTGATCTAGATAAGATTGTAGACCTGGATGCTTTCAATTTTGGAATTTTCATAGAAGCTCTAAAGTATCGAGTGGTAGAATCAACAACTGATTTTCATCACAAGTTCTTCTACTGCTTTTGGTGGGGTTTGCGCAGTGTAAG TTCAGTTGGGCAAGGTCTCGAGACAAGTACTTATGTAGGGGAGATAATCTTTGCTATCTCCATTGCTGTCTTTGGATTGGTTCTGTTTGCATCACTTATTGGAAACATGCAG AAATATCTACAATCTACCACTGTCAGAGTTGAAGAGATGAGAATAAAAAGGAGGGATGCAGAACTGTGGATGTCCCACCGTATGCTACCAGATTTCCTGAAGCAAAGAATTAGACGCTATGAACAATACAAATGGCAAGAAAATAGAGGTGTTGAGGAAGAGACATTGATTCGCAACCTCCCCAAAGATCTCAGAAGAGACATAAAGCGCCATCTTTGCTTAGATCTACTTAAAAAA GTGCCGATGTTTGAGAGCATGGATAATCAGTTGTTGGATGCACTGTGTGATAAACTAAAGCCAGTCCTGTACACAGAGAGAAGTTACATAGTCCGTGAAGGGGATCCAGTGGATGAAATGCTGTTCATCATGCGTGGAAAACTTGCAACTGCAACAACAAATGGTGGAAGAACTGGTTTCTTCAACTCCTCTGAGCTCAAGGCTGGTGATTTCTGCGGAGAAGAGCTTCTAACATGGGCCTTGGACCCCAACTACTCCTCAAATCTACCCATTTCAACTAGAACTGTGGAAACTATATCAGAAGTTGAAGCCTTTGCTCTCATGCCTGAGGACTTGAAAGGTGTTGCTTCCCAATTTCGACGTCTTATAAACAACAAACAACTCCAACACACTTTCAG GTTCTATTCTTTACAATGGAAGACATGGGGTGCGTGTTTCATACAAGCAGCATGGCGTAGATACAGAAAAAAGAAGGCAGAGAGGTTGTTGCGTGAAGCAGaagaaagaatacaaaatcTGGAGAATGAGGAAGGGTCTTCACCTAGCTTTGCTGCCACTGTATATGCATCAAAGTTTGCATCAAATGCATTGCGCCACCTGCGAAGTGGAAAACGTACCAGAGTGCCACAGCCACAGAAATTGCTACCCCTGATGCCTCAGAAGCCTTCTGAACCAGATTTCACTGCTCTGAACAACtag
- the LOC114167276 gene encoding cyclic nucleotide-gated ion channel 1-like isoform X2: MTTKGQRFVRFKDWKSFSSSSIEHNDSTSEGFHEKKVQSSESSVSDESIRNLSCKRHVLHPQGPTLQKWNKIFVITSVMAISVDPLFFYIPVIDDSKKCLDLDGTLKITASVLRTFFDLLYILHIIFQFRTGFIAPSSRVFGRGELVDDPSAIVMKYLSSYFTIDILSIIPLPQMVILAMIISPTCSAPYVGKDLLKYTVIAQYVPRLLRIYPLFKEVTSTSGILTETAWAGAVYNLFLYMLASHVVGAFWYLFSVESRVRCWRRRLKNTTISYHESYLSCRSKNSNIQSFPNIQSLLVQSCPITDLDKIVDLDAFNFGIFIEALKYRVVESTTDFHHKFFYCFWWGLRSVSSVGQGLETSTYVGEIIFAISIAVFGLVLFASLIGNMQKYLQSTTVRVEEMRIKRRDAELWMSHRMLPDFLKQRIRRYEQYKWQENRGVEEETLIRNLPKDLRRDIKRHLCLDLLKKVPMFESMDNQLLDALCDKLKPVLYTERSYIVREGDPVDEMLFIMRGKLATATTNGGRTGFFNSSELKAGDFCGEELLTWALDPNYSSNLPISTRTVETISEVEAFALMPEDLKGVASQFRRLINNKQLQHTFRFYSLQWKTWGACFIQAAWRRYRKKKAERLLREAEERIQNLENEEGSSPSFAATVYASKFASNALRHLRSGKRTRVPQPQKLLPLMPQKPSEPDFTALNN; encoded by the exons ATGACTACAAAGGGACAGAGATTTGTTAG GTTTAAGGATTGGAAGTCATTTTCATCTTCAAGTATTGAGCACAATGATTCCACTAGTGAGGGATTTCACGAAAAGAAAGTTCAATCAAGCGAAAGCTCTGTCAGTGATGAATCAATCAGAAATTTGTCCTGCAAGAGGCATGTTCTTCATCCACAGGGGCCAACACTTCAAAAGTGGAACAAAATTTTTGTAATCACAAGTGTTATGGCAATCTCTGTGGATCCACTTTTCTTTTACATCCCAGTGATCGATGACAGTAAAAAATGCCTTGATTTGGATGGAACACTCAAGATCACTGCCAGTGTTCTCCGCACATTCTTTGATCTTCTCTACATTCTTCACATTATCTTTCAGTTTCGAACCGGGTTTATTGCCCCTTCCTCACGTGTGTTTGGAAGGGGTGAGCTTGTTGATGACCCTTCAGCCATAGTGATGAAATACTTAAGTTCTTACTTCACCATTGACATTCTGTCAATTATTCCACTTCCTCag ATGGTCATTTTAGCTATGATCATATCCCCAACATGCTCAGCTCCATATGTGGGAAAGGATTTGTTGAAGTACACAGTAATAGCCCAGTACGTGCCAAGGCTTCTTCGGATCTACCCTTTATTCAAAGAAGTAACAAGCACTTCTGGAATATTGACTGAGACAGCATGGGCTGGAGCAGTTTACAATCTTTTTCTCTACATGCTAGCAAGTCAT GTGGTTGGAGCTTTCTGGTATCTGTTTTCAGTAGAATCAAGGGTGAGGTGCTGGCGCAGGCGGCTGAAGAATACTACTATTTCCTATCATGAATCCTACCTTAGCTGTAGATCTAAAAATTCTAATATCCAATCATTTCCCAATATTCAATCACTTCTCGTTCAATCTTGCCCTATCACTGATCTAGATAAGATTGTAGACCTGGATGCTTTCAATTTTGGAATTTTCATAGAAGCTCTAAAGTATCGAGTGGTAGAATCAACAACTGATTTTCATCACAAGTTCTTCTACTGCTTTTGGTGGGGTTTGCGCAGTGTAAG TTCAGTTGGGCAAGGTCTCGAGACAAGTACTTATGTAGGGGAGATAATCTTTGCTATCTCCATTGCTGTCTTTGGATTGGTTCTGTTTGCATCACTTATTGGAAACATGCAG AAATATCTACAATCTACCACTGTCAGAGTTGAAGAGATGAGAATAAAAAGGAGGGATGCAGAACTGTGGATGTCCCACCGTATGCTACCAGATTTCCTGAAGCAAAGAATTAGACGCTATGAACAATACAAATGGCAAGAAAATAGAGGTGTTGAGGAAGAGACATTGATTCGCAACCTCCCCAAAGATCTCAGAAGAGACATAAAGCGCCATCTTTGCTTAGATCTACTTAAAAAA GTGCCGATGTTTGAGAGCATGGATAATCAGTTGTTGGATGCACTGTGTGATAAACTAAAGCCAGTCCTGTACACAGAGAGAAGTTACATAGTCCGTGAAGGGGATCCAGTGGATGAAATGCTGTTCATCATGCGTGGAAAACTTGCAACTGCAACAACAAATGGTGGAAGAACTGGTTTCTTCAACTCCTCTGAGCTCAAGGCTGGTGATTTCTGCGGAGAAGAGCTTCTAACATGGGCCTTGGACCCCAACTACTCCTCAAATCTACCCATTTCAACTAGAACTGTGGAAACTATATCAGAAGTTGAAGCCTTTGCTCTCATGCCTGAGGACTTGAAAGGTGTTGCTTCCCAATTTCGACGTCTTATAAACAACAAACAACTCCAACACACTTTCAG GTTCTATTCTTTACAATGGAAGACATGGGGTGCGTGTTTCATACAAGCAGCATGGCGTAGATACAGAAAAAAGAAGGCAGAGAGGTTGTTGCGTGAAGCAGaagaaagaatacaaaatcTGGAGAATGAGGAAGGGTCTTCACCTAGCTTTGCTGCCACTGTATATGCATCAAAGTTTGCATCAAATGCATTGCGCCACCTGCGAAGTGGAAAACGTACCAGAGTGCCACAGCCACAGAAATTGCTACCCCTGATGCCTCAGAAGCCTTCTGAACCAGATTTCACTGCTCTGAACAACtag